The Cervus elaphus chromosome 32, mCerEla1.1, whole genome shotgun sequence genome window below encodes:
- the C32H8orf48 gene encoding uncharacterized protein C8orf48 homolog translates to MADFSETLESLTDEVKSSGSFSSSGGLQPWSYASGSKSESGSLPSRSEYGDNQSELSDFKANVKKLSRKWIRNLKGKETNSEQYRPDTKRQTDITQVSLEELNALQSFCTIKVNLIHHRANSKGKKSSRHKKLQLGPEAEAPEVDALKCTVPDELLNRIYFKNMRTTSKQVGTAKQHISSRCPDCIRKRAELAQAAFLRQKKTLLESLLLQEKIDEHLHMKDFPTLIREAHQSLPRLSDDPRRIWERLNEKRKIGYSGFLKVEEKGKAEWRNLTSFLTTLARK, encoded by the coding sequence ATGGCAGACTTTTCTGAGACCTTGGAGTCCTTGACTGATGAGGTAAAGAGTTCCGGTTCATTCAGTTCCTCTGGAGGACTGCAGCCCTGGTCTTACGCCTCTGGGAGCAAGTCTGAGAGTGGATCGCTGCCTTCACGCTCCGAATATGGAGACAACCAATCTGAGCTTTCGGACTTCAAAGCTAATGTAAAGAAATTGAGCAGAAAATGGATCCGTAACCTCAAGGGCAAGGAAACGAACTCTGAACAGTACCGACCAGACACTAAACGTCAAACAGACATCACTCAGGTATCCCTTGAAGAATTGAATGCCCTGCAGTCTTTTTGCACCATTAAGGTAAACCTGATCCATCACAGAGCGAACTCTAAAGGGAAAAAGAGCAGCAGACACAAAAAGCTGCAGCTTGGACCCGAGGCCGAGGCTCCAGAGGTAGATGCCTTAAAGTGTACTGTCCCTGACGAGCTTTTGAAtagaatctattttaaaaacatgaggaCAACATCCAAACAGGTGGGAACAGCTAAGCAACACATTTCTTCTCGGTGTCCCGACTGTATCAGAAAAAGGGCAGAACTGGCCCAAGCTGCCTTCCTGAGACAGAAGAAGACTTTGCTGGAGTCACTTCTACTCCAAGAGAAAATAGATGAACATCTTCATATGAAAGACTTCCCTACCCTCATCAGAGAAGCACACCAGAGCCTTCCCAGGCTTTCAGATGACCCCAGAAGAATCTGGGAAAGGCTGAATGAGAAACGTAAAATTGGATACTCTGGTTTTTTGAAAG